Within the Polymorphobacter megasporae genome, the region CGACGACGGCGGACACCGGCGTCGGGGTGGACGAGAATAATGCGCCGCTGGCGGTCAACCGGCTTGCCGATGCCGAATTCTTCGACGTCCAGCGGATAGAGGTGCTGCGCGGGCCGCAGGGTACGCTCTATGGTCGCAACGCCACCGGCGGCGTCATCGACGTCATCACCAACAAGCCGGTCGACAAATTCGAAGCGAGCCTCAGCGGCGGCTATGGCAATTACGACAGCCGCAAGCTGCAGGGCATGATCAACGTGCCGCTGGGACCGGTGTTCAGCCTGCGCGTCGCTGGCAGCGCGCTAAAGCGAGACGGGTTCCAGCAGAACTCGGTGACCGGCAACGATATCGACGCACGTAACCTGTATTCGACTCGCGCCACGCTCGCCTTCACTCCCAGTTCGAACTTCCACGCCTTTGCGATGTGGGAACATTTCAATGAGGACGACTCGCGGTTCGGTGGCCAGAAGTTCCTGTGCAGCAAGGACGTCGGCCCATCGAGCGTCGGCGGCGTCGCGGTTAACACCTTGGCAGCGCGCAACTTCCTTAGCCGCGGCTGCCTAAAGGACTCGATCCACAGCCAGTCGGCGCAGACCGGCAACGTCAACAGCGTGGCGACGCTCGGCGGGTCGCTGTCCTACCTTTACGGCCTGGTGTCCGGGGATGTGAACGGGGGCAGCCAATCGGGCGACCAGCGCACCCTCTCGCAGAACATCGATCCGACCTACAAGGCGCGCAACGACCTGTTCCAGCTGAACTTGCAGTGGGATGTCACGCCCAACCTGCAGCTCACCTCGCTGACTGCATATTCCAATGATCGGCTGGACACGCGCGCCGAGTTCCAGAGCGCTACCATCCCGTTCAACAATACGGTCGTGACGCCTGGCGGCGTCTTTACCGACCCCCAGACAGGTACATCGCGTTTCCTCAACCTCGACACCGACTACGATGTCTACCGCACCAAGCAGTGGAGTCAGGAAATCCGGTTGCAATCGTCCTTTTCGGGACCAGTCAACTTCAACCTCGGTGCGTTCTACATGCACCTGAACCGCTTCAATAACATTTTCATTCTGTCGAACGGGGAGACTGCGGTTACCGCAATCCGCAATCTGTTGGGTGGCAACTCCTACATCGATCCCAATCTCAATCCGAACAGCCAGGGGCATAATTACTTCGATGCCTACAACCCGTATACGCTGAACTCGCGCGCGGCATTTGGTGAGATTTATTGGCAGGCCAGCGACACGGTGCGGGTCACTGCAGGCCTTCGCTACACCAGTGACCACAAGGACTATACCAACTATCCGATAACGATCCTGACGGACGGCAAGGGCTTTCCGGATACGCTCGTCGAGCAGCGTGCCAATTTCGGCGAACTGACCGGGCGCGCCAATGTCGACTGGCGGCCGGTGCTGTCGTTCACCGACAAGACACTTGTCTATGCATCCTTCTCGCGCGGCTACAAGGCAGGCGGCTTCAATCCGCCAAACGTCGTCGAAGTACCGCCGATCTATGCGCCGGAGTTCGTCAATTCGTTTGAGATCGGCACCAAAAACACGCTGTTCGACGATCACGCGACGCTGAACCTGACGGCCTTCCATTATGACTACAAGGGCTACCAGATCTCCCAGGTTCAGGGGCTCAACGAAGCGACCGCCAACGTCGATGCGAAAATCTATGGTGTCGAAGTCGAGACCACTTGGTCGCCGACCGATCGCCTCCGGTTCAACGCGCAGGCCGGCTATCTGCACAGCTCGATCGGCGCGGGATCGTCGGTCGATACCTATGACCGACTCCAAGGCGACCCGTCGCTGATCTATCTGAAGTCGCTGACTTCGGGCTGTGTCGCAGCGGTCGCCGATGTCGCCAAGCTGGTCACGCTGATCAACGCGGGCAAGGTGGCAGCCAACGCACTGACCGGTGCCTGCCCGACCGAGGCAGCGCCCAACGGCGCCTATGCAAGCCGCGATCCGAGCAAGAATTCGCTTGCCGCGCTCGGCATCGTCCTGCCGACCAGCACCGGCGTTCCGGTCAACCTAAAGGGCAAGCGCCTGCCCAATGCGCCGAGCTTCACCGCCACGCTCGGCGCGCAATATGCGCTCGACCTCGGCCACGACTGGCAGGCGGTCGCGCGCGGCGACGTCTACCATCAGTCGAGTTTCTACACCGATATCTACAACAACGAGGACAATCGGCTGAACGGCTGGAACACCGTCAACCTGAGTGTTTCGTTCAACCTTCGCGACACGGATCTGCAGGTGCAGATGTACGTGAAGAACGTCTTCGACAAGACGGTGGTCACCGGCATCGGCGTCAATTCCGAAACGCTCGGGGTGTCCCGTTCGGTGGTGCTGCTCGATCCGCGCCTGTTCGGCTTCAGCATCAGCAAGCGGTTCTGAGGCCGGAATGTCCGTACCCCCGGCTGTGGCCCGGTCTAAGCTCTCCGCCTGGCAACTGCTCTGCTATTCCGCGCCCGGCGTCCCGGCAGCAATGATGATCTATGCCGCCGGGGTCATCGTCCCCGGTTTTTACGGCACGTTCGTCGGGCTGTCGGCGGCATCGATCGGGCTGGTGCTGCTGGTCACCCGTTTATCCGACGTGGTGTTCGATTTCGGAGCGGGCGCGCTGTCGGACGCAACGCGGTCGCCAATCGGGCGGCGTAAACCATGGCTGATCGCCGGCGCGGTCGTGCTGTACATCGCCTTTGCCGCTCTGGTGATGCCGGAACAGGGTGCGAGCGTCGCCTATTTCCTTTGGGCGTCGATGGCGTTCTTCTTGGGCTGGAGCTTGTTCAGCGTTCCT harbors:
- a CDS encoding TonB-dependent receptor, giving the protein MTMKSTFLQTAALSFFALTVPQGALAQDVAAAQAEAGGDGEIVVTAQRRSELINNVPLAITALSGSDLKTRQVSDGSDLERAVPNMSFTRAAFGSTNYSIRGVGYQVVSTTADTGVGVDENNAPLAVNRLADAEFFDVQRIEVLRGPQGTLYGRNATGGVIDVITNKPVDKFEASLSGGYGNYDSRKLQGMINVPLGPVFSLRVAGSALKRDGFQQNSVTGNDIDARNLYSTRATLAFTPSSNFHAFAMWEHFNEDDSRFGGQKFLCSKDVGPSSVGGVAVNTLAARNFLSRGCLKDSIHSQSAQTGNVNSVATLGGSLSYLYGLVSGDVNGGSQSGDQRTLSQNIDPTYKARNDLFQLNLQWDVTPNLQLTSLTAYSNDRLDTRAEFQSATIPFNNTVVTPGGVFTDPQTGTSRFLNLDTDYDVYRTKQWSQEIRLQSSFSGPVNFNLGAFYMHLNRFNNIFILSNGETAVTAIRNLLGGNSYIDPNLNPNSQGHNYFDAYNPYTLNSRAAFGEIYWQASDTVRVTAGLRYTSDHKDYTNYPITILTDGKGFPDTLVEQRANFGELTGRANVDWRPVLSFTDKTLVYASFSRGYKAGGFNPPNVVEVPPIYAPEFVNSFEIGTKNTLFDDHATLNLTAFHYDYKGYQISQVQGLNEATANVDAKIYGVEVETTWSPTDRLRFNAQAGYLHSSIGAGSSVDTYDRLQGDPSLIYLKSLTSGCVAAVADVAKLVTLINAGKVAANALTGACPTEAAPNGAYASRDPSKNSLAALGIVLPTSTGVPVNLKGKRLPNAPSFTATLGAQYALDLGHDWQAVARGDVYHQSSFYTDIYNNEDNRLNGWNTVNLSVSFNLRDTDLQVQMYVKNVFDKTVVTGIGVNSETLGVSRSVVLLDPRLFGFSISKRF